From Procambarus clarkii isolate CNS0578487 chromosome 73, FALCON_Pclarkii_2.0, whole genome shotgun sequence, one genomic window encodes:
- the LOC138356527 gene encoding zinc finger protein 84-like, whose translation MFRNTPKLNMSAHSGEKLYHCSECLKDFSKISSLKSHMRIHTGEKPYHCSECLKDFSQKSHLISHMKIHTGEKPYHCSECLKDFSQKSSLDRHIRIHTGEKPYHCSECLKNFSQKSLLISHFRIHTGLKPYHCSECLKDFSKISALKSHMRIHTGEKPYLCSECLKDFSQKSLLISHFRIHTGLKPYHCSECLKDFSKISALKSHMRIHTGEKPYHCSECLKDFSQKSHLISHMKIHTGEKPYHCSECLKDFSQKSSLDRHIRIHTGEKPYHCSECLKNFSQKSLLISHFRIHTGLKPYHCSECLKDFSKISALKSHMRIHTGEKPYLCSECLKDFSQKSSLDRHIRIHTGEKPYHCSECLKDFSQKSLLISHIRIHTGLKPYHCSECLKDFSKKSHLISHMKIHTGEEPYHCSECLKDFSQKSHLISHIRIHTEEKPYHCSECLKDFSQKSSLDRHIRIHTGEKPYQCSECLKDFSQKSHLISHIRIHTEEKPYHCSKCLKDFSQKSSLDRHIRIHTGEKPYHCSKCLKDFSQKSHLISHMKIHTEEKPYH comes from the coding sequence ATGTTCAGAAATACTCCAAAGCTAAATATGAGTGCCCATTCAGGAGAGAAACtgtatcactgttcagagtgtctaAAAGACTTCTCAAAAATATCATCTCTAAAATCACATATGAGGATTCATaccggagagaaaccatatcactgttcagagtgtctaAAAGATTTTTCACAAAAATCACATCTAATATCTCACATgaagattcatacaggagagaaaccataccaCTGTTCAGAGTGTCTAAAAGATTTTTCACAAAAATCAAGTCTTGATAGACACattaggattcatacaggagagaaaccatatcactgttcagagtgtctaAAGAATTTTTCACAAAAATCACTTTTAATATCTCATTTTAGGATTCATACAGGattgaaaccatatcactgttcagagtgtctaAAAGACTTCTCAAAAATATCAGCTCTAAAATCAcatatgaggattcatacaggagagaaaccatatctctGTTCAGAGTGTCTAAAAGATTTTTCACAAAAATCACTTTTAATATCTCATTTTAGGATTCATACAGGattgaaaccatatcactgttcagagtgtctaAAAGACTTCTCAAAAATATCAGCTCTAAAATCACATATGAGGATTCATaccggagagaaaccatatcactgttcagagtgtctaAAAGATTTTTCACAAAAATCACATCTAATATCTCACATgaagattcatacaggagagaaaccataccaCTGTTCAGAGTGTCTAAAAGATTTTTCACAAAAATCAAGTCTTGATAGACACattaggattcatacaggagagaaaccatatcactgttcagagtgtctaAAGAATTTTTCACAAAAATCACTTTTAATATCTCATTTTAGGATTCATACAGGattgaaaccatatcactgttcagagtgtctaAAAGACTTCTCAAAAATATCAGCTCTAAAATCAcatatgaggattcatacaggagagaaaccatatctctGTTCAGAGTGTCTAAAAGATTTTTCACAAAAATCAAGTCTTGATAGACACattaggattcatacaggagagaaaccatatcactgttcagagtgtctaAAAGATTTTTCACAAAAATCACTTTTAATATCTCACATTAGGATTCATACAGGattgaaaccatatcactgttcagagtgtctaAAAGATTTTTCAAAAAAATCACATCTAATATCTCACATGAAAATTCATACAGGAGaggaaccatatcactgttcagagtgtctaAAAGATTTTTCACAAAAATCACATCTAATATCTCACATTAGGATTCATACagaagagaaaccatatcactgttcagagtgtctaAAAGATTTTTCACAAAAATCAAGTCTTGATAGACACattaggattcatacaggagagaaaccatatcaatgTTCAGAGTGTTTAAAAGATTTTTCACAAAAATCACATCTAATATCTCACATTAGGATTCATACagaagagaaaccatatcactgttcaaagTGTCTAAAAGATTTTTCACAAAAATCAAGTCTTGATAGACACattaggattcatacaggagagaaaccatatcactgttcaaagTGTCTAAAAGATTTTTCACAAAAATCACATCTAATATCTCACATGAAGATTCATACagaagagaaaccatatcactga